The sequence GACCTCGTCTCTGTTCACACACTCACCGAGCCACAGCGCCTCCTATGAGAGGAACATCATGACACACGCATGAAACAAACAgcataaatgcattgcattacagGGATTGCATTTCAATGTTTTGTAGTATCAGTAATTGCATTTTTAGGGGCTGGAATTCAACATGGTTGTATATTTGagctgtgaatatttcaattaaaataatatcacaCATTTTCATCATAAAAATAGATCATGAACTCATATTCACCTTCCATTTTCGACACCTGCTGTGGAGTGTGGGCCAAATATTAgtgctttataaaaaataataataataataataataatactaatttaaatTCTTTccaatatcctttttttttccaataattaaatgcatgtttaaagaTCTTGGCACACTATAGCTTACTGCTTTATATGCCCAGTGCATGCATACTGCCAACTATAATCTAAGAATAGTGTGTGAAACAGTATATACAATAAGCAACAAATAATGTTTCAGAGTAATATGCTACAATGTTGTCACAAGACAAACACTGAACATGAATTCATCACAGCTGTCGAGACTTTAATTATGCTAACTGTTCGTTTACAAAGGCTTGAAGATAAGGGTTCACACTTGTAAACAGTTATATATCGCCCAACTGAATTCATAATGAACTGTAGACATTGAACAGGactgaatcaacactgagctGTCTTTAACTGAACAATGATATTATTTCCATTACACcgagtgaaaaaaatataaattctgtttaCCCTAGAATAGCAGTATTTAGCAGTAGGCTGTGTAAATACTCGTTAGGTGTATTTACATCCTGATTTTTCGTGTCCTGTCTGTCAGGCTTCAAAGCATCCAGATCTCGTGAAGTGATATTGTAACCTGCTGCTGGATTTGAACATCAGGATCTGGTTATTTACTCTGAGGATTTCAGTCTTTCTCATTGACTTGGTCCAGTTCAGTCTCTTTCACACGGTGACCTGTTTAACACCCAACACATCATGATCTCTCTGCCATTTTACTCAACTTACTTTGAAATGCTCTAAGGaacagatttactaacagcttgcgcaAACTCTCATAGTGAGGGAAAGGTATGGACACAATCCTTTTGCAGCTGACTTCACTGCATTGCAAGAGTTTCCCTCTCAGAAACAAAATTTATGGGAAGTgagtatttaaaggggtcatatgatgcttttttaaagatcattattttgtgtatttggtgtaaccgAATATGTTgaaatgctttaatgttcaaaacacattatttttcaaatactgtacattattgtagatctctatgccccgcctctcgtcgttttctacaaagcccctccctctgacgagcgcagtctgctctgattggacaACAGACCCAgttcattgtgattggccgaacaccacaagcactcgtcggaaatatAATGCCCCTTTCCTTAATAGTGAAATTCGGCTTtcaaaattaatgtaatgttaatgttgtccttagttttaccatcagttcaagtctGAAAGAGtaacagagtggtgtgacagaaACTAACGTTTTGACGCTTATTTGACCTGTTCAGTAAATCCGACCATAACATGCAATGTTCAGGACTGGTTGAGTCTATCCCTTTAACAAAGTTTCATCTGATTTGGGGAATCAGTAACTACAGGGACAAACACATTTTCATGTGGaactgtggaacttcagttggaACTGTTTTTGCTTCCgatcatttaaaaacacagtACTTGTCTTGTCTGTTTGACACAGATTATTTTACTAGACATTGCAAAAGATTAAGAAAAGATTCCAAATAATCACAGCGTGTGGGCACTGATACTTCTGGTTTGAGTATTACTGAAATAGTAGACTGAAAAACAAACTCTTCTGTTCTCTTTCGCAGtataaagctgcagtctgtaagttttgcctctttgtcgccatctctgtttgaaaacctgcaACTGCAGCTGTTTGTGGAGTTATCTTCCTTGAGTGGGTTGTGCTCCAGTGcggatgaatctaatgttttgaggagtatgtgtgtgtgtgtgacaatctGTTACCGCACCGGTGTGGATATTTACTGTACTTCACTATCACAGATTCTATCATGGCTTGGAAAGTATGACCCAGATAAGATTTTTCACCTGATATTGTCATCTGAACATCCATGGTCATACCAAGAAATGCATCAATTACTCGTtatcacaataatatttcacaataatatacaAAAGTGTTGTAAACATGAAGCATGGCCAGTCTGCGTTCACTGAAGAAGTTTGCATTTATTCAACTTGAAAAATCAggagaaaatgtaaattaaaatttaacTGTTTCAAATCTTAAGAAGTATTTGAATATGTAAAATTGTGATGATTACTTCAACTAAATTAGTTGGTAACTATTTAACTTGTTATGGtggttttataaatgtatgtgtacCAAACTAACTGCAGTTTattatcagttatttatttagtcaatAAACTGAGTTGGAATGCATATAGTGATCTGAATGCATAATTTAGTGCAcatgatttaattttaaacttcCACATCTGAATCCTTAGATGCATCTGGATATCTTGATTTGAGTTGAAACAAAGAAAGACGAGTTTTCCATTCCCCCTTTGGCTTTTCCATATGAAGCCCCAtcagtctgagagagagagagagagagagagagagagagtgtgagtgagtgagagagagagagagagaaaacagagggagtgagtgtgtgtgtgagagagagggagagacagagagagagtgtgagtgagtgagtgagtgagtgagtgagtgagtgagtgagtgagtgagtgagtgagtgtgagagagagggagggagagtgagtgagagagagagggggggagtgagagagggagagagagggggggtgagagagggagagagagggggggggtgagagagggagagagagggggggtgagagagggagagagaatgagtgaggGATTGAGGGAggggtgagtgagagagagagagtgagtgagtgagtgagttagagagggaggaagagagagagggagagggagagggagggagagaaagacagagggagtgagtgagtgagtgagagagagagagagttaatggTGAATTCTTGGCTGCAGagacacttaaagctgcagtaggtaacttttgtaaaaatatattttttacatatttgttaaacctgtcattatgtcctgacagtagaatatgagacagataatctgtgaataaatcaagctcctctggctcctcccagtgtcctattgccatttgcagaaactccatcgctcccggtaaaaacaaccaatcagagctgcggtccgtaactttgtttgtgttcaaaatatagaaaaatgaacataataagcgagtacaccatgaatccattttccaaaccgtgtttttagcttgtcctgaatcactagggtgcacctataataagtgtttatattcagactattttagattgcttcgggagtaccgcggcggagtaacccagtacctttgtgattcttcatagacataaacagagagaagtagttccggctacgatgttcttccgcaagacgcaagcagttctgtttattaaccgctagagcgtcaaaagttacctaccgcagctttaaatgttcacattcaaactATCGTGTTAATTCTTTTGTAATTTGTTGGAGAGTTCATGTGATGCTAATACATTAGATTTTAGCCGATTTCTTTTCTTGGctcataaaaattttaatatacatgtgcTTTGGATGTTTTAGTATAATTTAGTTAATCTCCATGTGTACCTGAAGAAGTTAGCGTCATCATTGTTCTTCCAGATCTTCTCCAGCAGCTGCACACTGGCATCAATAGCAACGTCTGCAGCTTTATTATGCAGTGAACCATGACTGGAAGCACTGAAATCCTTATTGATTCCATCCAGGCTTTGTGTAAGACCAGCTGTGATGTCTCCAGGACCTCCGTGGCTACATTTCCCTgtcaagaaataaaaataagcatcATGATGATGACTTCTTTATATTTCCTGATGCTCCATCAAATCTGAAAGTCACCttttggtttcttttttattCCGAAGTACCCTGAAGTCAGAATCTTTTCTTCAATAATGTTCTTCAGAATGTTTCCCTCACAGTTCTTAGTTGGACACTCACAGGTTTCTTGGTTTGGCTCTGGAGGGAGAACATGCAAACGAAACGTTAAGTTTCTTGAGAGAAATCCCACCCATCTTCTGTTTAACAATTACTAGTATCTTTCAGGGctccgtacacacacacacacacacacgtacttgCAGGGTTGGGTATGTTCTCGTCTGGATTGATCAGGGCAGTACAGGGTTCAGTGTTTCCCAGCTCTATCCAGTTACTGTGACTGTAGAAATCCTTCAATTtcccaaacaacacacacacaagctttagTGCATTCATTCGTTCTCATTCTAAAGTCACGTAACAGCTACACAGATCTGCACGATCAGACTCACTTGTAAAGTATGCAGAATTGTTCCCAGCTTCTTTCGGGCATCTGCAAATTTCTCTCTACTGATGTCTTTTGAGATGTCCTCCACTCCCTTGATTATGAGCAACTTCCCGTCCACAAACGTCTCGCCGTGAAAGTGGTATTTCGCTTCGAGGAGATGGTCAAGGTCGGTCTTCACATTGTAATAGGAGATCATTTTTATGCCTGTCTCAAAGTTCTTTGTAAATGCATCCTTTTTGCAGGACCTCGCCAGTGTCTCGGTGTCAAGTGGTTCTGGCTGTTCAACCAAAGAGATAATGTTTTTTGCAGATTATTAATTTAGTCTTGGGATACAtgagttttaataaaaacaactctgCATATAAATAGATATTCAGAATTGACACAACCGATCACATCTGTACCTTCGTGAAGCCTTCAACGCTCTCGCAGATCTTTGCGGTAGCACGCAGAATGGCGGTTCTTGTGATGTCCTGATGAGTTTTTGAATTCCCTTTCCTCACAATGAGAAAGGCCTGAGCAGTAATCAGCAGACTCCAAACAAGCAATACTCTTCTCATTTTCAGACGATTGGGAATATGAAGAACCACACCAGAATAGATGCTGTGCAGGTTTCAGTCAGAAGTTTTAaagcaatgaaaataaatatcagcagaaacataatttgttaaaaatccttagtttattgtattttagGTTGTTTGGTGTCCCTTACAAGACTGCAGAGAACATATAATGCTCGTGGATACTTACCCCCAACGTCCTCAATGTTTCCTTGAGCCTCATAAAACTAATCTTGAACTAGTGAGCAGAAATTTATACACTGAATACTCTGTCATTTGAATTCATCTAGAAAAGTTGTTTAAAGTTATAAGCGTTTGCATAGATatcacttcagaagactttgCCTGCGTATGCTGACTTTATCTGACTTTATACAGTGGGACCATTTTCTGTCAAGGCCAGGCCAGAAATCTCCCAAATGGGTGGACTGCAATTCTTCACCTCCTTTAAACGTTTGAGCGACTAATTATACACTACAAGGTTTACTCAGCTACAACATATGATAATGAAAGCTAGGACAATGTCTCACGtgcatttattcaattaataatataatcagAACAGTTTAATGGGACAAAATCAATGTGTGCCAGCTTtgggatgaatgaccatcacatTTAGGATGACAACATACCAATGAAACAATGAACTAAACAGCCAGATGTACCTCTTCACaatctgttcatttaaaactgtctGAACGAAGTGATTCACTAGAATAAATCAGATTTTCCGAAAATGATAGAGAGGACTTATGACGAACCAATTCACTAGATCAAagctttaaataatattaaatataaacgaTAGACCCATTTTAGGATGAACCGATTCACTAATGAATTTGATTTGCCCTCGCTATACAAGCGCCAACAGGGTTTACTTCTGCTCGATCGCCTGTAAAGAAAGGTAATACAAAACGCTCTTCATTGGaaaaagtagttttaaaaaaCTAGGCTTACTTATGTGTTTGGATAAGGACTCAgagaatattttatttgcattgttaCCATTAAAGAAAACGTCAAAGACAGCAGACAATATAAatctatttaacactttttaagACTTACCAAAGGTATGAGTGTAcatagaaaattaaataaaacacaacccctaataaagctaatttattttctcttaaatTTCATTTTGAGGACTTATGGATTTAGCTTGAACTTTATTTATGCTGCAGATTTCAGGTTTTTGCTTTACCACACAAACTGTAGCGAGAGTATAAtgctgatttttttatgtttttgcacaAGACTAATATAAAGGGATATCTGTTAGTGTTTAATGTTTCTCTATATGTCTATGTATGACTCTTTCTGTTTCATCTTTATATGTTTGCAatactgtacattctgtaaaCAGCCtttattatttggttttattgCTAAAACTACAGATGGGTACAATGGGGTTAAAGGCGAACCTtaaggaaaatgtgtttttcactaCTTGTCTTCATTGAACATTAATAGAGTGACATTCTGTGGGAAAACAACCCATAACAGTGGTTTGTTCATTCATCCATTTTGGTGTCTTTATTTTTAAGGCCCTGTGGTTCAATCCCAGACATATGGAGTATTTCtctacaaggttttttttttcttttctggagtCAAACAGAAACAATGCTGCTTTAACTAATAACAGTTATAAAGTAATGCATTTTTACACTTTAACAACAAATGAAGCTAATAATATCTGCCTTCTGCTTTCTTAGTGTAACTTTGTGTAGTTTTAATCAGACCTTCAGCTACGGTGACAAACTCTTTGACATTTGCATATACACTCAATGTCGCTCACATCTGCATTCATGGAAGCGAGTTTAATATCTGATCTACATTTTCCTAAACTATCTAGTGTTAAAAACTGAATAGTGGAATAGTCTCAGATGCAGTAACCTATGACCTCCATAGTATCCCTGTTACAAAATACATGTCCACTTTATTTTTGCAGggatttgataaataaaatgtatgattctGCTGATCATGAGGAAAAAAGATGAATGATAGGAAGAAACAGACCTAAAGAAAAATTTGATTTAATGCACATTTGAGCTCTGCAGGGATGCTTGAACGTTACCATGAATGAGGGATAACATTGTGCTTGCGAACCATACACGTTTATCATGACGTGTGATGCCATTTTTGACATGCGTCTTTGTAAATACCTAAGAAGTCTTTAATGTTTGCCTCATGAATATTCCTGCTGACAGATGGCTGAGATTTTGTTATGTATAGCTGGTCTTTCTTTATTCACAGGTTTAAAGAGGAGCAGTAACAAGGAAAATTGTGAGGAAATGAATTACTGTTATATTTACTATAATATactggtttaaaataaatgtatcttaaattgaaGTTTCCTTTGACCAGGACAAGTGCTTCTAAAAGTTATAATcaggtcagtgttttttttaatcagtggggttatgtatgcatttatttttttaagttctgAAATGTGCATAATTTAGATACTAAGTTTCAATGCCGTGAGCTCAATTAATACTTCTAGCATGACCAATTTGTGTTTGACGGAGTGGAAAACAATGGCTTCCCTACTTGGTAAGAGTGAAACATCTCAAAAGCCATTTCTTTACAAACTATGAAGTCCAAATGAACTcaaacaaaagatttctaggtATATTCTTTTTGCTCTCTAGGACACAGTGCTTTATCCACGgctgctgctggccaaatgggtggcCTAAGCAGAATTGTATTGTTGTTCCCCTTCCCCCAAATATTACGGAAAAAAATAACACCTACTATACAAAATAGaacttaaataaaagtaaataaataaaagagtaaataaataaatacatttgaattacaggtgcatctcaataaattagaatgtcatggaaaagttcatttatttcagtaattcaactcaaattgtgaaactcatgtattaaataaattcagtgcacacagactgaagtagtttaagtctttgcttcttttaattgtgatgattttggctcacatttaacaaaagcccaCCAATTAACGATTTCAATAAATTaggatatggtgacatgccaatcatctaatcaactcaaaacacctgcaaaggtttcctgagccttcaaaatactctctcagtttggttcactgggctacacaatcatggggaagactgctgatctgacagttgtccagaagacaatcattgacactcttcacaaggagggtaagccacaaaca comes from Carassius auratus strain Wakin chromosome 3, ASM336829v1, whole genome shotgun sequence and encodes:
- the LOC113054241 gene encoding von Willebrand factor A domain-containing protein 7-like, with protein sequence MRRVLLVWSLLITAQAFLIVRKGNSKTHQDITRTAILRATAKICESVEGFTKPEPLDTETLARSCKKDAFTKNFETGIKMISYYNVKTDLDHLLEAKYHFHGETFVDGKLLIIKGVEDISKDISREKFADARKKLGTILHTLQDFYSHSNWIELGNTEPCTALINPDENIPNPAKPNQETCECPTKNCEGNILKNIIEEKILTSGYFGIKKKPKGKCSHGGPGDITAGLTQSLDGINKDFSASSHGSLHNKAADVAIDASVQLLEKIWKNNDDANFFRLMGLHMEKPKGEWKTRLSLFQLKSRYPDASKDSDVEV